The following proteins are encoded in a genomic region of Cloacibacillus sp. An23:
- the rpmJ gene encoding 50S ribosomal protein L36: protein MKVRPSVKPICEYCRVIKRHGVVRVICSRNPRHKQRQGARR, encoded by the coding sequence ATGAAAGTAAGACCGTCGGTCAAGCCGATATGTGAATACTGCAGAGTCATCAAGCGTCACGGCGTCGTGCGCGTAATATGCAGCAGAAACCCGCGCCACAAGCAGCGCCAGGGTGCAAGGAGGTAG
- the map gene encoding type I methionyl aminopeptidase — MITFKSDRDIAKMRRAGQVVADILKLMRDMVRPGVDTLTLDEAAENLVLKAGGKPAFKGYKVPWVSVPFPGTICASINNEVVHGIPSRSRVLQEGDIISIDTGASIEGFFGDAACTYAVGKISDERQRLLDLTLESLHKGVAAVKPGATLGDIGHAVESVVIPAGYGLVRDYAGHGIGHKLHEAPQVPNFGEPGSGLTVKPRMTFCVEPMVMTGEEDVKSLADGWTVVTKDGSDAAHFEFSLLVTEDGVEILTPWE, encoded by the coding sequence ATGATTACTTTTAAAAGCGACCGCGACATAGCCAAGATGCGCAGGGCTGGTCAGGTTGTGGCCGACATCCTCAAGCTTATGCGCGATATGGTGAGGCCAGGAGTCGATACCTTGACGCTTGATGAAGCGGCCGAGAATCTCGTACTGAAAGCCGGCGGTAAACCCGCTTTCAAAGGGTACAAGGTTCCGTGGGTCTCGGTTCCCTTCCCAGGCACGATCTGCGCTTCTATAAACAACGAAGTCGTGCATGGGATTCCTTCTAGAAGCCGCGTGCTTCAGGAGGGAGACATAATCAGTATCGATACCGGAGCCTCCATAGAGGGCTTTTTCGGCGACGCGGCGTGTACCTACGCGGTGGGGAAGATAAGCGATGAACGACAGCGGCTGCTCGATCTTACGCTTGAATCCCTCCATAAGGGAGTTGCCGCGGTGAAGCCGGGAGCGACGCTCGGAGACATCGGTCATGCGGTAGAAAGCGTCGTGATTCCCGCCGGCTACGGCCTCGTAAGAGACTACGCCGGTCACGGCATCGGGCATAAACTTCACGAAGCGCCGCAGGTTCCCAATTTCGGGGAGCCTGGCAGCGGTCTCACCGTCAAACCGCGAATGACGTTCTGCGTGGAGCCTATGGTGATGACCGGGGAAGAAGACGTGAAATCTCTGGCGGACGGATGGACCGTCGTTACGAAGGACGGCAGCGACGCGGCTCACTTTGAGTTCAGCCTGCTGGTCACGGAAGACGGCGTGGAGATACTCACGCCATGGGAGTGA
- the infA gene encoding translation initiation factor IF-1 codes for MAKEEVIEVKGKVVEPLPNAMFRVELENGHKILAHVSGKMRMHFIRILPGDRVLLQLSPYDLTRGRITYRYK; via the coding sequence ATGGCCAAAGAAGAGGTAATCGAAGTAAAGGGCAAAGTTGTTGAGCCGCTCCCCAACGCCATGTTCCGCGTGGAGCTGGAGAACGGTCATAAAATCTTAGCTCATGTTTCGGGTAAAATGCGGATGCATTTCATCAGAATACTTCCGGGCGACAGGGTGCTTCTGCAGCTTTCGCCCTACGATCTGACCCGCGGACGGATAACATACAGATATAAGTAG
- a CDS encoding rod shape-determining protein, giving the protein MWNKDIGIDLGTATVLVFVKGKGIVLREPSVVAMDQSTGKILSVGEDAKVMIGKTPGNVVAIRPLRDGVIADYTMTEVMLREFMKKVTHGIERLVRHRLMIGVPAGATDVERRAVLEAALEVGAKEAYLIEEPMAAAIGANMPVGEPVGNMVVDIGGGTSDIAIVSLGGLVVYESLRVGGDKFDESIVRYMRKQFNLAIGEQTAEDIKKQIGACDPKTASPEKTMDIRGRDLIQGLPRQVTVSSVDIAKAIEEPVNAIVAGIKRVLEKTPPELSADVMDRGIILTGGGAYLRGIAELIMEETEINAMVAESAGECVALGTGIALESLDKLKETGAVYLATRKGIVNK; this is encoded by the coding sequence TTGTGGAATAAAGACATAGGCATAGACCTCGGGACGGCGACAGTCCTCGTATTCGTAAAAGGCAAGGGCATAGTGCTGCGCGAACCCTCGGTCGTAGCGATGGACCAATCGACCGGCAAAATACTCTCCGTCGGCGAAGACGCCAAAGTGATGATAGGCAAGACGCCCGGCAACGTCGTAGCCATCCGCCCGCTGCGCGACGGGGTCATAGCCGACTACACCATGACGGAAGTCATGCTGCGCGAATTTATGAAAAAAGTTACCCACGGCATAGAGCGCCTCGTGCGCCACCGCCTGATGATAGGCGTGCCGGCCGGAGCCACCGACGTCGAGCGCCGCGCAGTGCTCGAGGCCGCGCTTGAAGTCGGGGCGAAGGAAGCATATCTGATAGAGGAGCCGATGGCCGCCGCGATAGGAGCGAATATGCCGGTCGGCGAGCCGGTTGGCAACATGGTCGTAGACATAGGCGGCGGCACCAGCGACATAGCGATAGTATCGCTCGGCGGCCTCGTCGTCTACGAATCGCTGCGCGTCGGCGGAGACAAATTCGACGAATCGATAGTCCGCTACATGCGTAAGCAGTTCAACCTGGCGATAGGCGAGCAGACGGCCGAGGACATCAAAAAGCAGATAGGAGCCTGCGACCCAAAGACCGCCTCGCCCGAAAAGACGATGGACATACGCGGACGCGACCTCATACAAGGGCTTCCGCGCCAGGTCACGGTCTCAAGCGTCGATATAGCTAAGGCCATAGAAGAGCCCGTCAACGCAATCGTCGCCGGAATAAAGCGCGTGCTTGAGAAAACGCCGCCTGAGCTGTCCGCCGACGTAATGGACCGCGGAATAATCCTCACCGGCGGCGGCGCGTACCTGCGCGGCATAGCCGAGCTTATAATGGAAGAGACCGAGATAAACGCGATGGTCGCGGAATCCGCCGGAGAGTGCGTCGCGCTCGGCACGGGGATAGCGCTTGAATCGCTCGACAAACTCAAGGAGACGGGAGCCGTCTACCTCGCGACGAGAAAGGGCATCGTCAACAAATAA
- the rpsD gene encoding 30S ribosomal protein S4: MSRYTGPVCRLCRAEGAKLFLKGDRCYTEKCGLTKRNSKPGQHGTRRGKQSEYGIRLREKQKLRRFYGINETQFSTIYEKATGMAGQTGHNFLQLLERRLDNVVYRLGFGVSRAQARQLVSHGHFTVNGRKLNIPSALLKPGDVVAVAEGSRDIQTLKDNAEASAARSIPAWLEFNPETMSGTLLTVPVREQIDVPVNEQLVVEFYAR; this comes from the coding sequence ATGAGCAGATATACAGGACCTGTCTGCCGGCTCTGCCGCGCGGAAGGCGCCAAGCTCTTTTTGAAAGGTGACCGCTGCTACACGGAGAAGTGCGGACTCACCAAGCGCAACTCTAAGCCCGGACAGCACGGCACGCGCCGCGGGAAGCAGAGCGAATACGGAATCCGTCTCCGCGAGAAGCAGAAGCTCCGCCGCTTCTACGGGATCAACGAGACGCAGTTCAGCACGATATATGAGAAAGCCACGGGGATGGCCGGGCAGACCGGTCACAACTTCCTTCAGCTTCTTGAGCGCCGTCTCGACAACGTCGTCTACCGTCTCGGTTTCGGAGTGAGCCGCGCGCAGGCGCGCCAGCTCGTCAGCCACGGCCATTTCACGGTCAACGGCCGCAAACTCAATATACCGAGCGCGCTTCTCAAGCCCGGCGACGTCGTCGCCGTCGCGGAAGGAAGCCGCGATATCCAGACGCTGAAGGACAACGCAGAGGCTTCGGCCGCGCGCAGCATACCCGCGTGGCTCGAATTTAATCCGGAAACAATGTCAGGCACGTTACTTACGGTACCGGTTCGCGAGCAGATAGACGTTCCTGTGAACGAACAGCTTGTTGTTGAATTCTATGCACGTTAG
- the truA gene encoding tRNA pseudouridine(38-40) synthase TruA, with protein MVRYAAEVSYDGGKFFGWQVQPGLPTVQLALEEAASAINGGRTNVAGAGRTDTGVHARAQVCTFDMKREWEPRGLMLAMNAHLPQGVSVMRTARVADDFHARFSALSREYRYFIWNASSIYPHIKGCAAWLKHGGYDWKAAARATKRLEGTHDFRNFCRLEGYEHTTVRTIARARLVQRGRLVVFQIRGDGFLHNMVRIILGNLELAALGKIKPEEINSLLDTETRTRSDGGRTFPACGLWFWKVTYDAPIW; from the coding sequence ATGGTGAGATACGCCGCCGAAGTTTCATACGACGGAGGAAAATTCTTCGGCTGGCAGGTGCAGCCGGGGCTGCCTACCGTCCAGCTCGCGCTCGAAGAAGCCGCCTCAGCGATCAACGGGGGGCGTACGAACGTCGCGGGGGCCGGGCGCACGGACACCGGCGTACACGCGCGCGCGCAGGTCTGCACATTCGACATGAAGCGAGAATGGGAGCCGCGCGGCCTCATGCTGGCGATGAACGCGCATCTCCCGCAGGGAGTGAGCGTCATGCGCACGGCGCGGGTCGCGGACGATTTTCACGCGCGCTTCAGCGCCCTCTCGCGCGAATACCGCTACTTCATCTGGAACGCAAGTTCGATATACCCCCACATAAAAGGCTGCGCCGCTTGGCTCAAGCACGGAGGCTACGACTGGAAAGCCGCCGCCCGCGCCACGAAACGGCTGGAAGGGACGCACGACTTCCGCAACTTCTGCCGCCTCGAGGGCTATGAACATACGACCGTGCGCACGATAGCGCGCGCACGCCTCGTCCAAAGAGGACGCCTCGTCGTATTCCAGATACGCGGCGACGGATTCCTTCACAATATGGTGCGCATAATCCTCGGCAACCTCGAGCTTGCGGCGCTCGGCAAAATAAAGCCGGAGGAAATAAACTCGCTGCTGGACACGGAAACGCGCACTCGCTCCGACGGAGGCAGGACGTTCCCCGCCTGCGGCCTCTGGTTCTGGAAGGTCACCTACGACGCGCCGATATGGTAA
- a CDS encoding DNA-directed RNA polymerase subunit alpha — MEHDRHEIIVQESTPSYGKITIEPLERGYGVTLGNSLRRVLLSSISGAAVVAVRIEGVMHEFSTIPGVKEDVIELLVNMKHVPVRCHSATVRTLHLEAKGPKVVTVSDIDPDSEIEFPDPEAYICTIEEGHSISMDIYVTTGTGYAPIDRPRASYLPVDALQTDALFSPVQRVKYDIQDKRMGQRTDYDSLTLEIWTNEVVSPESAVIQASRILKGYYASIVDALAGPGTSALDEIIKSDDSSRSALGGAKGFGPGMTGFPMGENSIYTRPVRDLELSVRSENCLLRGGVHMIGELVSRTRDDLLKIRNLGKISLKEIEEKLAKFDLHLSGDISTPIDDDDEDLETNEQNPKEE, encoded by the coding sequence ATGGAGCATGATCGCCATGAGATCATAGTACAAGAATCCACCCCGTCGTATGGTAAAATCACCATCGAGCCCCTTGAAAGAGGCTATGGCGTAACGCTCGGCAACTCCCTGCGCCGCGTCCTGCTCTCTTCTATAAGCGGCGCGGCCGTGGTAGCGGTGCGCATCGAGGGAGTTATGCATGAATTCAGCACAATTCCGGGAGTCAAGGAGGACGTCATAGAGCTTCTCGTCAATATGAAGCATGTACCCGTCCGCTGCCACTCGGCTACGGTCAGGACGCTTCACCTCGAGGCGAAGGGCCCCAAGGTCGTCACTGTATCCGATATCGACCCGGACAGCGAGATAGAGTTCCCCGATCCCGAGGCGTATATCTGCACCATCGAGGAAGGCCATTCGATCTCGATGGACATATATGTGACCACGGGCACGGGATATGCTCCGATCGACCGTCCGAGAGCTTCCTACCTTCCGGTCGACGCGCTTCAGACGGACGCGCTTTTCTCCCCCGTCCAGCGCGTGAAATATGACATTCAGGACAAACGCATGGGGCAGAGGACTGACTACGACAGCCTCACCCTTGAGATTTGGACGAACGAGGTCGTTTCGCCAGAGTCCGCGGTCATCCAGGCGAGTCGTATCCTCAAGGGATACTACGCGTCGATCGTCGATGCGCTTGCGGGCCCTGGTACCAGCGCTCTCGACGAGATCATCAAGAGCGACGATTCATCGCGTTCCGCTCTCGGCGGCGCGAAGGGCTTCGGCCCCGGAATGACGGGTTTCCCGATGGGCGAGAACTCCATTTATACGCGCCCGGTGAGGGATCTCGAGCTTTCCGTCCGCAGCGAGAACTGCCTGCTGCGCGGCGGCGTCCACATGATAGGCGAGCTCGTGTCGCGCACGAGGGACGACCTTCTGAAAATCCGCAACCTCGGTAAAATCTCGCTTAAAGAGATCGAGGAAAAACTTGCCAAATTCGACCTGCATCTGAGCGGCGACATAAGCACGCCGATCGACGATGACGACGAGGATTTGGAGACCAACGAACAGAATCCGAAGGAGGAGTAA
- a CDS encoding energy-coupling factor transporter transmembrane component T — protein MASLNKIALGQYVPAESFVHSLDPRAKILVTAAAMAAVFMIRTMPAFLLCGLSIFLLSRLAALPFRLVLRSARPVLFLVIFTSLFHLFLTPGTPLLSIFGAEITREGAALAAAMSLRLIYLVMFASLLTFTTTPAKISDGLEGLLSPFKRLGLPAHDIAMMITIALRFIPTLFEETSRIIKAQKSRGAEFDCGGPIRRAKAYIPVLIPLFVIVFRRAENLALAMEARGYSGGEGRTKLYPPVWRRTDGAALAVFLLGCVLLVAFDRTARLW, from the coding sequence ATGGCGTCTCTCAATAAAATAGCGCTCGGACAGTACGTCCCGGCCGAATCCTTCGTACATTCTCTCGACCCGCGCGCGAAGATACTCGTCACCGCCGCCGCGATGGCCGCCGTCTTTATGATACGCACTATGCCGGCCTTCCTTCTGTGCGGCCTCTCTATTTTCTTGCTCTCGCGGCTCGCGGCCCTGCCCTTCCGTCTCGTGCTCCGCTCGGCGCGCCCGGTGCTGTTCCTGGTGATATTCACGTCCTTATTTCATTTATTCCTTACGCCAGGCACGCCGCTGCTCTCGATCTTCGGAGCCGAAATAACGCGCGAGGGCGCGGCGCTCGCCGCCGCGATGTCGCTGCGGCTCATATACCTCGTGATGTTTGCCTCGCTGCTGACATTCACGACCACCCCCGCGAAAATCTCCGACGGGCTCGAGGGGCTTCTCTCGCCCTTCAAGCGGCTCGGCCTGCCCGCGCACGACATAGCGATGATGATCACCATCGCGCTGCGTTTCATCCCGACGCTTTTTGAAGAGACTTCGCGCATCATCAAAGCGCAGAAATCGCGCGGGGCCGAGTTCGACTGCGGCGGCCCCATTCGCCGGGCGAAAGCCTACATTCCGGTGCTGATACCGCTTTTCGTCATAGTTTTCAGACGGGCGGAAAACCTCGCGCTGGCAATGGAGGCGCGCGGCTACTCCGGCGGCGAGGGGCGAACCAAGCTTTATCCGCCCGTGTGGAGACGGACTGACGGAGCTGCGCTCGCAGTTTTCCTGCTCGGCTGCGTTCTGCTCGTCGCCTTCGACAGGACGGCGCGCTTATGGTGA
- the rplQ gene encoding 50S ribosomal protein L17 has protein sequence MRHRMSTRRLGRCSAHRWAMLGNMAASLFVEGSIVTTETRAKELRRVAEKLITKAKSGTLNDRRLVIARIPHKEAVNKLFNELGPKYAERNGGYTRIVKIGTRVGDSSPMAVIQLVD, from the coding sequence ATGAGACACCGCATGAGTACAAGGCGGTTGGGCCGCTGCAGCGCCCACAGGTGGGCCATGCTTGGCAACATGGCGGCCAGTCTCTTCGTAGAGGGTAGCATCGTGACGACCGAGACCCGCGCCAAGGAGCTTCGCCGCGTAGCCGAGAAGCTCATCACGAAGGCGAAGTCCGGGACGCTCAACGACCGTCGTCTCGTTATTGCCAGGATCCCTCATAAAGAGGCGGTAAATAAGCTGTTCAACGAGCTCGGCCCGAAGTACGCCGAGCGCAACGGCGGCTATACCAGAATAGTCAAAATCGGGACTCGCGTAGGCGATTCCTCGCCGATGGCGGTAATACAGCTCGTAGACTAA
- a CDS encoding ATP-binding cassette domain-containing protein yields the protein MPLVVENLSCTYNLGLPSERAALSGVSFEVERGAVVSVLGHTGSGKSTLAQHLNGLIAPQGGSVTADGVSSAAAPRDMRRKVGLVFQYPEEQIFSEKVFDEIAFAPRNWGVPEDEIEGRVRWAARETGLGEALLDASPYGLSGGQKRSVAIASVISARPSYLVLDEPTAGLDFAASSAFISMLERLAASGTGVTLITHDIELALEVSSMILVLEEGRAVSWGTPEETAEAVVSRNIKGLAAPEILEISAKLRRAGKISKLAWSADALMDELRRVRNGVSQ from the coding sequence ATGCCGCTCGTTGTAGAAAATCTGAGCTGCACGTACAACTTAGGGCTGCCGTCCGAGCGCGCCGCTCTGAGCGGCGTCTCTTTCGAGGTTGAGCGCGGCGCCGTAGTCTCCGTGCTCGGGCACACGGGCAGCGGAAAATCCACGCTCGCGCAGCATCTGAACGGGCTCATCGCGCCGCAGGGCGGCAGCGTGACCGCCGACGGCGTCTCGAGCGCGGCCGCGCCGCGCGACATGAGGCGAAAGGTCGGCCTCGTCTTCCAGTATCCGGAGGAGCAGATATTTTCAGAAAAAGTTTTCGACGAAATAGCCTTCGCGCCTCGCAACTGGGGCGTTCCGGAGGATGAAATCGAGGGCCGCGTGCGCTGGGCCGCGCGCGAGACCGGGCTCGGGGAGGCGCTGCTCGACGCTTCACCATACGGCCTTTCGGGAGGACAAAAACGCAGCGTCGCCATCGCCTCCGTAATATCCGCCCGACCGTCGTACCTCGTGCTCGACGAGCCGACGGCGGGGCTGGACTTCGCCGCTTCGTCCGCTTTTATATCTATGCTTGAAAGGCTCGCCGCCTCCGGCACCGGGGTAACGCTGATAACCCACGACATTGAGCTCGCGCTCGAGGTCAGCTCAATGATACTAGTGCTCGAGGAGGGGCGCGCCGTATCGTGGGGCACGCCGGAAGAGACCGCGGAGGCCGTCGTATCGAGAAATATAAAGGGACTCGCCGCGCCGGAGATTCTGGAAATCTCGGCGAAGCTGCGGCGCGCCGGTAAAATCTCTAAATTGGCGTGGAGCGCGGATGCGCTGATGGACGAGCTGAGGAGAGTCAGAAATGGCGTCTCTCAATAA
- the rpsK gene encoding 30S ribosomal protein S11 — translation MAKRVQRSRKRKERKNVSYGVAHIYSTFNNTIVTLTDKQGNALSWASGGNVGFKGTRKSTPYAAQMSAAQAAKVAQDHGVVEIDVVVKGPGPGRESAIRSLQAAGLQVNVIRDATPIPHNGCRPPKRRRV, via the coding sequence TTGGCCAAACGCGTACAGCGCAGCCGCAAGCGCAAAGAAAGAAAGAACGTAAGCTACGGCGTAGCACATATATATTCGACCTTCAACAACACGATAGTGACGCTGACCGACAAGCAGGGCAACGCGCTCTCCTGGGCTTCGGGCGGAAACGTCGGTTTCAAGGGAACGCGTAAATCGACTCCGTACGCTGCCCAGATGTCGGCTGCCCAGGCCGCCAAGGTGGCTCAGGATCACGGGGTCGTCGAGATAGACGTCGTCGTCAAAGGCCCCGGACCGGGACGCGAGTCCGCAATCCGTTCGCTTCAGGCGGCCGGACTTCAGGTAAACGTGATTCGCGACGCAACGCCGATCCCGCACAACGGATGCCGTCCTCCGAAACGGCGCCGCGTGTAG
- the rpsM gene encoding 30S ribosomal protein S13, producing MARLAGVDLPREKRIEIALTYIFGIGPAVANDIIKVTGIDPNTRVKDLTEEEEQKLRAEIENNRHVEGDLRRDIAMNIKRLMDIGCYRGLRHRLGLPVRGQRTKTNARTRKGPKRTVAGKKKATK from the coding sequence ATGGCTCGTCTAGCCGGTGTCGACCTGCCGCGTGAGAAAAGAATCGAAATAGCCCTTACCTATATATTTGGTATCGGGCCGGCAGTAGCGAACGATATTATAAAGGTCACTGGGATAGATCCCAACACCCGCGTCAAGGACCTCACCGAGGAAGAGGAGCAGAAGCTCCGCGCGGAAATTGAAAACAACCGTCATGTCGAAGGCGACCTCCGCCGCGACATCGCCATGAACATCAAGCGTCTGATGGACATCGGATGCTATCGAGGCCTCCGTCACCGCCTCGGCCTTCCTGTAAGGGGACAGAGGACGAAGACGAACGCCCGCACGCGCAAGGGCCCGAAGAGGACCGTCGCCGGCAAGAAGAAAGCTACGAAGTAA
- a CDS encoding ATP-binding cassette domain-containing protein, translating to MPQETQFILQGAEFAYADAGEKILRGIDLEIRAGEWVALLGANGSGKSTLLKILSALLTPTQGFCFVRGKDTKAAKPSELRGVSAIVFQNPEDQIVAAVVEEEAAFGPENLGVSPGEIRARVERSLRAVGLWERRRDLVSSLSGGQKQRLALAGALAMEPQAILLDEALSMLDPRSRVEFTDMIAAEHKKGVTIVEVTHRLEEIRRAGRAVVLDGGRVVCDMPVRDFLRKSSAELAAMKLTKPPLERLAENLRAEGFISSECPDGAEALVEELCRSL from the coding sequence ATGCCGCAAGAAACACAATTCATTCTCCAAGGCGCGGAGTTCGCTTATGCGGACGCGGGCGAAAAGATACTCCGCGGGATCGATTTGGAAATCCGCGCCGGCGAGTGGGTTGCGCTTCTTGGGGCTAACGGTTCTGGTAAGTCCACACTTCTAAAAATATTAAGCGCCCTGCTGACTCCCACGCAGGGCTTTTGTTTTGTCCGCGGAAAGGACACGAAGGCCGCGAAGCCGTCCGAGCTCCGCGGCGTTTCCGCCATCGTATTCCAGAACCCGGAGGATCAGATAGTCGCCGCAGTCGTCGAAGAGGAGGCCGCCTTCGGCCCGGAGAATCTGGGCGTCTCGCCTGGAGAGATACGGGCGCGCGTCGAAAGGTCGCTCAGAGCCGTTGGGCTGTGGGAGCGGCGGCGCGACCTCGTTTCGTCGCTCTCCGGTGGGCAGAAGCAGCGCCTCGCCCTCGCGGGCGCTCTCGCGATGGAGCCGCAGGCGATACTTCTCGACGAGGCTCTGTCTATGCTCGACCCGCGCTCTCGCGTCGAATTCACCGATATGATTGCCGCCGAGCATAAAAAAGGCGTCACAATAGTTGAGGTGACGCACCGTCTTGAGGAGATACGCCGCGCCGGCCGGGCCGTCGTTCTTGACGGCGGACGCGTTGTATGCGACATGCCGGTCCGCGATTTTTTACGTAAGAGCTCCGCCGAGCTGGCTGCGATGAAGCTTACGAAGCCGCCGCTCGAGCGTTTAGCTGAAAACCTGCGCGCAGAGGGGTTCATATCGTCTGAATGTCCCGACGGCGCGGAAGCGCTGGTGGAGGAATTATGCCGCTCGTTGTAG
- a CDS encoding KOW domain-containing RNA-binding protein has protein sequence MGVRGSRNIGLFHAGDVVIVRRGKFAGKPFAVVGMRDDRVLIANGAEYEASKPKKKNVIHLQHTHFNLEDVAGRVTSGKPLDNGWLMQEISVVMNRDCASCKQEDGSAGWPKKR, from the coding sequence ATGGGAGTGAGAGGATCGAGGAACATCGGCCTCTTTCACGCGGGGGACGTCGTCATAGTACGGCGCGGCAAATTCGCCGGCAAACCCTTTGCGGTGGTTGGGATGCGCGATGACAGGGTCCTTATCGCTAACGGGGCCGAGTACGAAGCGTCCAAGCCAAAGAAAAAAAATGTTATTCATCTGCAGCATACGCACTTTAATCTCGAAGATGTGGCCGGGCGTGTCACTAGCGGTAAACCTCTTGACAACGGCTGGTTGATGCAGGAGATTTCGGTTGTGATGAACAGAGACTGCGCATCTTGCAAACAGGAGGATGGATCAGCCGGATGGCCAAAGAAGAGGTAA